Proteins from one Deinococcus actinosclerus genomic window:
- a CDS encoding aminopeptidase: MTSTDFQARLARYAELLVRTGVNLPQGGKVRVSAPVEATELARLVARAAYRAGAADVRVTYHDPHLGLALFEDGSDDAVNHLPAWHAQEAEAMVDGGYASIGIIGEDPSLLAGVDPARIAARSKLVAQAMRRVSEATGSFRVNWTVAAMATPAWAARVYPELPREEAVARLWDDIFTVTRADQPDPVAAWDAHLTRLERLTTHLNGRQYAAVHLKSDLGTDLTVGLAENHVWQGGAETAQNGVRGVPNLPTDEVFTAPHRERVDGVAVASKPLSARGQLIEGIRMRFEAGRAVEVSATRGEETLKALIATDEGAARLGEVALVPASAPVAQTGTLFLNTLFDENAASHIALGRCYPTNVQGGTDPATLNAAGGNHDSLIHVDWMIGTPATDVDGITKDGAREPLMRAGEWVIEGL, encoded by the coding sequence ATGACCTCAACTGATTTCCAGGCGCGACTGGCGCGCTACGCTGAACTGCTCGTCCGGACCGGCGTGAACCTCCCGCAGGGTGGCAAGGTCCGCGTGAGTGCGCCGGTCGAGGCGACCGAACTGGCGCGGCTGGTCGCGCGCGCCGCGTACCGGGCCGGGGCGGCCGACGTGCGCGTCACGTACCACGATCCTCACCTGGGGCTGGCGCTGTTCGAGGACGGTTCGGACGACGCCGTGAACCACCTGCCCGCGTGGCACGCGCAGGAGGCCGAGGCGATGGTGGATGGGGGCTACGCGTCCATCGGGATCATCGGCGAGGACCCCTCGCTGCTGGCGGGCGTGGACCCCGCGCGCATCGCGGCGCGCAGCAAGCTGGTTGCGCAGGCCATGCGCCGGGTCAGCGAGGCGACCGGCAGTTTCCGCGTGAACTGGACGGTCGCCGCGATGGCCACGCCCGCCTGGGCGGCCCGCGTGTACCCGGAACTGCCGCGGGAGGAGGCCGTGGCGCGCTTGTGGGACGACATCTTCACGGTCACCCGCGCCGATCAGCCCGACCCGGTGGCCGCGTGGGACGCGCACCTGACCCGCCTGGAACGCCTGACCACCCACCTGAACGGCCGGCAGTACGCCGCCGTGCACCTGAAGAGCGACCTGGGGACCGACCTGACCGTGGGCCTCGCGGAGAACCACGTGTGGCAGGGCGGCGCGGAGACCGCGCAGAACGGCGTGCGCGGCGTGCCGAACCTTCCCACCGACGAGGTGTTCACTGCCCCGCACCGGGAGCGCGTGGACGGCGTGGCGGTCGCCAGCAAACCCCTGAGTGCGCGTGGGCAGCTCATCGAGGGCATCCGCATGCGCTTCGAGGCGGGCCGCGCCGTCGAGGTCAGCGCCACGCGCGGCGAGGAGACCCTGAAAGCCCTGATCGCCACCGACGAGGGCGCCGCCCGCCTGGGCGAGGTGGCCCTGGTGCCCGCCAGCGCGCCCGTCGCGCAGACCGGGACGCTGTTCCTGAACACCCTGTTCGACGAGAATGCCGCGTCGCACATCGCGCTGGGCCGCTGCTACCCCACGAACGTGCAGGGCGGCACCGACCCCGCCACGCTGAATGCCGCGGGCGGGAACCACGACAGCCTGATCCACGTGGACTGGATGATCGGCACGCCCGCCACCGACGTGGACGGCATCACGAAGGACGGCGCCCGCGAGCCGCTGATGCGCGCGGGCGAGTGGGTCATCGAAGGGCTGTAA
- a CDS encoding enoyl-CoA hydratase/isomerase family protein — protein sequence MNTTQLTAPGAYPGLHLQLHSGGILEVVIRNDRTLNSVNADAHRALTRVWRDIDDTPGVRSVLVRGEGRGFSSGGDFTLIEEMSSDFTALTRVWKEARDLVYNVINCSKPIVSAIHGPCVGAGLAVALLADVSITAHTARLLDGHVRLGVAAGDHAAIIWPLLCGLNKAKYHLMTGEPVSGIEAERIGLVSLTVPDDELLDRAWTVARQLASGSPTAIRWTKYALNNWLRQAGPTFDASLALEFLGFTGPDVREGLSSLREKREPNFADDAPL from the coding sequence GTGAACACAACCCAGCTCACAGCCCCCGGCGCGTACCCCGGCCTGCACCTCCAGCTGCACAGCGGCGGCATCCTCGAGGTCGTCATCCGCAACGACCGGACGCTGAACAGCGTGAACGCCGACGCGCACCGCGCCCTGACCCGCGTGTGGCGCGACATCGACGACACCCCCGGCGTCCGCAGCGTCCTCGTGCGCGGCGAGGGGCGCGGCTTCTCCTCCGGCGGGGACTTCACCCTGATCGAGGAGATGAGCAGCGACTTCACCGCCCTCACCCGCGTCTGGAAGGAAGCCCGCGACCTCGTGTACAACGTCATCAACTGCTCCAAACCCATCGTGAGCGCCATTCACGGCCCCTGCGTCGGCGCCGGGCTCGCCGTCGCCCTGCTGGCCGACGTGAGCATCACCGCGCACACCGCCCGCCTCCTCGACGGGCACGTCCGCCTGGGCGTCGCCGCCGGGGACCACGCCGCGATCATCTGGCCCCTACTGTGCGGCCTGAACAAGGCCAAATACCACCTCATGACCGGCGAACCGGTGAGCGGCATCGAAGCCGAACGCATCGGCCTCGTCAGCCTCACCGTCCCCGACGACGAACTGCTGGACCGCGCCTGGACCGTCGCCCGGCAACTCGCCAGCGGCAGCCCCACCGCCATCCGCTGGACCAAGTACGCCCTGAACAACTGGCTCAGGCAGGCCGGCCCCACCTTCGACGCGTCCCTGGCCCTCGAATTCCTCGGCTTCACCGGCCCCGACGTCCGCGAGGGCCTCAGCAGCCTCCGCGAGAAACGCGAACCGAACTTCGCCGACGACGCGCCACTGTAA
- a CDS encoding GGDEF domain-containing protein — translation MSRPPAPFTDSPGSPPKRLSSAYFQVAVMSCASHGALLLFDWVHGGQHLGVLFSALLVSVILAALLAWGWLPLHLLRGALAWSLPVWVLALVAVAAIQTGQVPAPYFLTLAIVTAVLRATLPARPAARATLALMTAAGGVVLGWAPDQTPLLINAAFLAGLIGFLAEHGVTLHAERQYSEALRVLAATDALTGTLNRRGGEVALKALMQEARLGQVAALLLDIDRFKGINDRFGHAAGDEVLAQVARAAGRAAGPDVTVIRWGGEEFLLAWSAVQPAQAHEVAARVVRAVRAVRVPGQGQGPAVTVSAGLAFADEVHGLEALVQLADQRMYAAKQAGGDRWQ, via the coding sequence ACTTTCAGGTGGCCGTGATGTCCTGCGCCTCGCACGGGGCGCTGCTGCTGTTCGACTGGGTGCACGGCGGCCAGCACCTGGGCGTCCTGTTCAGCGCCCTGCTCGTCAGCGTGATCCTGGCCGCGCTGCTGGCCTGGGGGTGGCTGCCGCTCCACCTGCTCAGGGGCGCGCTGGCCTGGTCACTGCCGGTCTGGGTGCTGGCCCTGGTGGCGGTCGCGGCCATCCAGACCGGGCAGGTCCCCGCGCCGTATTTCCTGACACTGGCGATCGTGACGGCGGTGCTGCGCGCCACGCTGCCCGCCCGGCCCGCCGCGCGCGCCACGCTGGCCCTGATGACCGCTGCCGGCGGCGTGGTCCTGGGGTGGGCGCCGGATCAGACGCCGCTGCTGATCAACGCGGCGTTCCTGGCCGGATTGATCGGGTTCCTGGCCGAGCATGGCGTGACCCTGCACGCCGAGCGGCAGTACAGCGAGGCGCTGCGGGTCCTGGCCGCCACCGACGCCCTGACCGGTACCCTGAACCGGCGCGGGGGCGAGGTGGCCCTGAAGGCCCTGATGCAGGAGGCGCGGCTGGGGCAGGTGGCGGCGCTGCTCCTCGACATCGACCGCTTCAAGGGCATCAACGACCGGTTCGGGCACGCGGCCGGTGACGAGGTCCTCGCGCAGGTGGCGCGCGCGGCCGGCCGGGCGGCGGGCCCGGACGTGACCGTGATCCGCTGGGGCGGGGAGGAATTCCTGCTCGCCTGGTCCGCCGTGCAGCCCGCGCAGGCGCACGAGGTGGCGGCCCGGGTCGTGCGGGCCGTGCGCGCCGTGCGGGTGCCGGGGCAGGGCCAGGGGCCGGCGGTGACCGTCAGCGCGGGGCTGGCCTTTGCCGACGAGGTGCACGGACTCGAGGCGCTGGTGCAGCTGGCCGATCAGCGGATGTACGCCGCCAAACAGGCCGGTGGGGACCGCTGGCAGTGA
- a CDS encoding malate dehydrogenase, translated as MTTKQPVRVAVTGAAGQIGYSLLFRIASGDMLGKDQPVILQLLEITPALKALNGVVMELRDCAFPLLADIVTSDDPMVAFKDADYALLVGAMPRKAGMERGDLLGANGGIFKPQGEALNAVASRDVKVLVVGNPANTNALIAQQNAPDLDPKQFTAMVRLDHNRAISQLAEKTGKPVSSIKNLTIWGNHSSTQYPDLSQATVDGQPALDQVDRDWYEQQYISTVAKRGAAIIEARGLSSAASAASAAIDHMRDWALGTPEGEWVSMGIPSDGSYGIPEGLIYGFPVTCKDGQYEIVQGLPVSNFSRGKMDATAQELTEERDEVRKLGLVK; from the coding sequence ATGACGACCAAACAACCCGTCCGCGTTGCCGTTACCGGCGCCGCTGGCCAGATCGGCTACAGCCTTCTTTTCCGCATCGCGTCGGGCGACATGCTCGGCAAGGATCAGCCGGTCATTCTGCAGCTGCTGGAGATCACGCCCGCGCTGAAGGCGCTCAACGGCGTCGTGATGGAGCTGCGTGACTGCGCGTTCCCGCTGCTGGCGGACATCGTGACGAGCGACGATCCGATGGTGGCGTTCAAGGACGCGGATTACGCGCTGCTGGTGGGCGCCATGCCCCGCAAGGCCGGGATGGAGCGCGGGGACCTGCTGGGCGCGAACGGCGGGATCTTCAAGCCGCAGGGTGAAGCGCTGAACGCCGTGGCGAGCCGGGACGTGAAGGTGCTCGTGGTGGGCAACCCCGCGAACACGAACGCGCTGATCGCGCAGCAGAACGCGCCGGATCTGGATCCGAAGCAGTTCACGGCGATGGTGCGCCTGGATCACAACCGCGCGATCAGCCAGCTGGCGGAGAAGACCGGGAAGCCCGTGAGCAGCATCAAGAACCTGACGATCTGGGGCAACCACTCCTCGACCCAGTACCCCGACCTGAGCCAGGCGACGGTGGACGGCCAGCCCGCGCTGGATCAGGTGGACCGCGACTGGTACGAGCAGCAGTACATCTCGACCGTGGCGAAGCGTGGCGCGGCGATCATCGAGGCGCGCGGCCTGAGCAGCGCCGCCTCCGCCGCGAGCGCCGCGATCGACCACATGCGCGACTGGGCGCTGGGTACCCCGGAAGGCGAGTGGGTCAGCATGGGCATTCCCAGCGACGGCAGCTACGGCATTCCCGAGGGCCTGATCTACGGCTTCCCCGTGACCTGCAAGGACGGCCAGTACGAGATCGTGCAGGGTCTCCCGGTGAGTAACTTCAGCCGCGGCAAGATGGACGCCACGGCGCAGGAACTGACCGAGGAGCGCGACGAGGTGCGCAAGCTGGGTCTGGTCAAGTAA
- a CDS encoding ferritin-like domain-containing protein, whose amino-acid sequence MSNAMNRRKFLGAAGAATATGLLAGCAPAMSMTPKANLDATIFNFALNLEYLEAAFYLAAVGRLQELDAAGGNSSKVILPAGFTGRNGDGVKFDSADVRAYANEVATDELNHVKIIRKVLGAAAVSQPTLDLGPAFAAAGSAASGGAITGFNPFANDLFFLHGAFIFEDVGVSAYKGAARFLSDASAGGNLENAAGILAVEAYHAGMIRTLLYQQRNTDVTPALKVADVVQAISNLRDSVDGASDVDQGIVEGGAANIVLADGNGIAYSRTPRQVGNIVFLAPGATKGGFYPDGLSGDFSAILAL is encoded by the coding sequence ATGTCCAACGCCATGAATCGCCGGAAGTTCCTGGGGGCCGCCGGGGCCGCCACTGCCACGGGTCTGCTTGCCGGGTGCGCGCCTGCCATGAGCATGACCCCCAAGGCCAACCTGGACGCCACGATCTTCAACTTCGCGCTGAACCTGGAATACCTGGAAGCGGCGTTCTACCTGGCCGCCGTGGGCCGCCTGCAGGAACTGGACGCGGCGGGCGGGAACAGCAGCAAGGTCATCCTGCCTGCGGGCTTCACCGGCCGCAACGGCGACGGCGTGAAGTTCGACTCGGCCGACGTGCGCGCCTACGCGAACGAGGTCGCCACCGACGAACTGAACCACGTGAAGATCATCCGCAAGGTGCTGGGCGCGGCGGCCGTGTCGCAGCCCACCCTGGACCTGGGCCCGGCCTTCGCGGCGGCGGGCAGCGCCGCGTCGGGCGGGGCGATCACGGGCTTCAACCCGTTCGCCAACGACCTGTTCTTCCTGCACGGCGCGTTCATCTTCGAGGACGTGGGCGTGAGTGCGTACAAGGGCGCGGCACGTTTCCTGAGTGACGCGAGCGCGGGCGGCAACCTGGAGAACGCGGCGGGCATCCTGGCGGTCGAGGCGTACCACGCGGGCATGATCCGCACCCTGCTGTACCAGCAGCGCAACACGGACGTCACGCCCGCCCTGAAGGTCGCGGACGTCGTGCAGGCGATCAGCAACCTGCGTGACAGCGTGGACGGCGCCAGCGACGTGGACCAGGGGATCGTGGAAGGCGGCGCGGCGAACATCGTCCTGGCGGACGGCAACGGCATCGCGTACAGCCGCACGCCGCGTCAGGTGGGGAACATCGTGTTCCTGGCCCCCGGCGCCACGAAGGGCGGCTTCTACCCCGACGGCCTCAGCGGCGACTTCAGCGCGATCCTGGCGCTGTAA
- a CDS encoding CAP domain-containing protein: MRRVKLGAAVLLGALGLTGCGGGGAPSAEPVTVTVQDPQYGLSFEYVTTAAFTPQRSALPDFPQSGQERAMLEAINAERARGGVCPSGSFPPARPLQFEAHLHRAATLYGRELAASGRMDLPHRSRADNRVPSQRMVDAGYKPVPPSRVQWVFGESLAAGDQMSPAEVVAAWRGSPAHCAALFEHIADGAVARVDGPAGTYWVLNIAGWE, from the coding sequence ATGAGGCGTGTGAAGCTGGGTGCGGCCGTGTTGCTGGGGGCTCTGGGACTGACAGGATGTGGTGGGGGCGGCGCGCCTTCGGCTGAGCCGGTGACGGTCACGGTGCAGGACCCGCAGTACGGCCTGTCGTTCGAGTACGTGACGACGGCCGCGTTCACGCCGCAGCGGTCGGCGCTCCCGGACTTCCCGCAGTCGGGCCAGGAGCGGGCGATGCTGGAGGCGATCAACGCGGAACGCGCGCGGGGCGGGGTGTGCCCGTCCGGGTCGTTTCCCCCGGCGCGCCCGCTGCAGTTCGAGGCGCACCTGCACCGCGCGGCGACGCTGTACGGGCGGGAACTGGCGGCGAGCGGCAGGATGGACCTGCCGCACCGCAGCCGGGCGGATAACCGGGTGCCGTCGCAGCGGATGGTGGACGCCGGGTACAAGCCGGTGCCGCCCAGCCGGGTGCAGTGGGTGTTCGGGGAGAGTCTCGCGGCGGGCGACCAGATGAGCCCGGCAGAGGTCGTCGCGGCGTGGAGGGGCAGCCCGGCTCACTGCGCGGCGCTGTTCGAGCACATCGCCGACGGCGCCGTGGCGCGCGTGGACGGCCCGGCCGGGACGTACTGGGTGCTGAACATCGCGGGCTGGGAGTAA
- the wrbA gene encoding NAD(P)H:quinone oxidoreductase, producing MTTPSPVKLAIVYYSTYGTNHAMAQVAAEAARAAGAEVRVLKVPETAPQAVIDTQDAWKAQQERTADVPTATPADLEWADAYLFSTPTRFGGAASQMRAFIDTLGGLWGTGKLANKTFSAMTSAQNPNGGQETTLQTMYITAMHWGSIIVAPGYTDQAIFASGGNPYGASVTANGQPLSGEDRATIAHQAKRLVEVTAKLNG from the coding sequence ATGACCACGCCCTCCCCCGTCAAACTGGCCATCGTCTACTACTCCACCTACGGCACCAACCACGCCATGGCCCAGGTCGCCGCCGAGGCCGCCCGCGCCGCCGGGGCCGAGGTGCGCGTCCTGAAGGTGCCCGAAACTGCGCCCCAGGCCGTCATCGATACCCAGGATGCCTGGAAGGCCCAGCAGGAACGCACCGCCGACGTGCCCACCGCCACCCCCGCCGACCTCGAATGGGCCGACGCCTACCTGTTCAGCACCCCCACCCGCTTCGGCGGCGCCGCCAGCCAGATGCGCGCCTTCATCGATACCCTCGGGGGCCTGTGGGGCACGGGCAAACTCGCCAACAAGACCTTCAGCGCCATGACCAGCGCCCAGAACCCCAACGGCGGCCAGGAAACCACCCTCCAGACCATGTACATCACCGCCATGCACTGGGGCTCGATCATCGTCGCGCCCGGCTACACCGATCAGGCGATCTTCGCCTCCGGCGGCAACCCCTACGGCGCCAGCGTCACCGCGAACGGCCAGCCCCTCTCGGGCGAGGACCGCGCCACCATCGCCCACCAGGCCAAGCGCCTCGTTGAGGTCACCGCGAAACTCAACGGCTGA